The Verrucomicrobiota bacterium DNA segment CGTCGTTCACGGGGCGCAGGCCGAGTTGCTCCAACGTGGCGGCTTCCGGGAGGCGGGCCACATAGGCGCTGGTGATGACCGGCTCGGTGTAAGGATGCCGCAACCAAGCGGCCAGCCATTGAGTGAACACGATGGGCACGGATTGTTCCCTAGCCCAGATCTGGAGCTTATTCGCGATTTCAAAGGTGTCACCGCCAAAGGTGGTATAGCGGGTGTGGGTGCTGCGGCGGTGGAAATCATCGGCTTTGGCCCAGGCATTGATCAATCCCGGATGATCCACGAGGTGGAATGCGCGGGCACTTTTTTTTCCCAGAAAACCCTGGCTGATGAGGTGCTGGACGATGCGGGAGACCAGACCTGAACTGGCCTTGGTGCGGTGAAGCAGTTCGCTCTGAGTCCAGACCCGGTCGCGGTCGGTCAGCAGGCTGCGGATGATGCTGGCACTTTTGCCCACGAAAACATTCCTCGGCTCAAGCTCATACCGGAAGTCGCGTCCGGGCAGACTGCGGCGATCCACGAGCAGGCCTTCGGCCCGCAGATATACCCGGCCATTCAAATCCACCGCTGCCAACCGCTTTTGCCGGCAAAAATCCAGAAGGCGGGGAATCAATTCGGGGGCAACTAACAGCGGCGGGAGCGGATCACTCCAAGCCGCGAGGATGGATTCCAACTCCGGGATGCTGGGTTTCAGGGAATACACGGGCTTGAAACGGCGGGCTTGGGCGTCCAGCTTCAACTCGACCCACGGCAGTTTGCCTTGGGCCACATCGCCAGACGGCGACAGCCATGCGAGTTCGACATCATCCGCCAGCAATTGCCGGAAGTGATGAAGCAACTCGCTTTCGTAGCGAATTAGCGCGATTTTACTGGAATCCAATGTTTTCACTATTCAGTAATAAATACCAATTTCAGTAAGAAAGCAACTGTTTTTAATGGAATATGTCTTTTTCACTGTGCAGTAAGAAATGTAGTATTCAGTAAATCATTGTGTTTTTATGGTGATTCCAAGTGTTTCCAGCGACTGGCGCACGGTGGTTGAACTTTTCAACCAATGGCTGATCGAGGTAGCGAGGTCGGCTGCCGCGACTGGTGCCGAATCAGCATCCGCCCCGCCATTGGTGGCCAGCGCGACATAGAGCGGGATGCTCAAGTTCCCGTCCTTGGCCCGGATTTCTTCCAGCGTGACAACGCGGGCAAAGCCGGAAACGTCCGCGAATTGCTCGTAGGTTTTAACGATGCGCTCGATATGGTCATCGGTGAGGAAACTTTGGGCGCGTTCGCGGGTAACTTCGTTGACGGCGTTGATGAACAGAATTTTCCCTTTGTGCGCTTTCGGTTTGGCGGTGCGGCAGATGACCACGCAGGCTTCCATGGGGGAGTTATAGAAGAGGTTCGGCCCCAAACCGAGAACGCATTCGATGAGGTCAGCTTCAATGAGCTTGCGGCGCATTTCTTCCTCCTCCTGACGGAACAGGACGCCATGCGGCCAAAGCACCGCGCATCGGCCGGTCTTGGGATTCAGACTTTGGAGGATATGTTGCTGAAAGGCGTAATCGGCACGACCTTGCGGTGGGGTGCCATAAAGATTTCTTCCCCACGGGTCGGTGGCAAAGGCGTCGCGGTCCCATTGTTTAATGGAATAGGGTGGATTGGCCAGCACCACGTCAAAACGCTGCAG contains these protein-coding regions:
- a CDS encoding type IV toxin-antitoxin system AbiEi family antitoxin, which codes for MKTLDSSKIALIRYESELLHHFRQLLADDVELAWLSPSGDVAQGKLPWVELKLDAQARRFKPVYSLKPSIPELESILAAWSDPLPPLLVAPELIPRLLDFCRQKRLAAVDLNGRVYLRAEGLLVDRRSLPGRDFRYELEPRNVFVGKSASIIRSLLTDRDRVWTQSELLHRTKASSGLVSRIVQHLISQGFLGKKSARAFHLVDHPGLINAWAKADDFHRRSTHTRYTTFGGDTFEIANKLQIWAREQSVPIVFTQWLAAWLRHPYTEPVITSAYVARLPEAATLEQLGLRPVNDAGKVWLFVPTDEGVFLETQTVRDLPLVTDAQIYLDLLPTGLRGPDAANALRHWEGFCRP